A window of the Vigna angularis cultivar LongXiaoDou No.4 chromosome 3, ASM1680809v1, whole genome shotgun sequence genome harbors these coding sequences:
- the LOC108326668 gene encoding protein transport protein sec31 — translation MAKEASLCLLFLFLLIISCSGSLVGFSYRERGDTSTSAKIISLLQQKNVSMSQIRIFVTDHRILSSLSNSIVPTDLYLNRSQVQSLITSKPSKLKARLLNFLPHSHIKSIIASCGSECLAQNEMPLFSRALKSISSVLRELHIGREVKISVAFPLSYLEKLNTSHENSIRRIISFIREMESFVMVEDSIDGELSMESHFDQAIIKRATLAASILPCKDVPIVLTMKSIVASTSMELVQFSERVSKYLEAKAHITKRIAALYAEVHITEDLASKELKREEEELFPVSRRDMLSESHKRRSLDDTTSPTNVVFPTNPASSTPIITPPDTPTIITVPATNPVTISPSNPAGVPVTVPSTTPVTFPPTNPANTPVPVSNPATTTPVGIPPPTTNPVTSPPSSGNVPVTNPQPQPPPASTNAPAIQGQSWCVAKQGAPEASLQAALDYACGMGGSDCSQIQQGGNCYSPVTLQNHASFAFNSYYQKNPAPTSCDFGGTATLVNTNPSSGSCVFLSSSSSTTASPKSSPPTPPTQSSPTLLPPPSPVTPTSIPTAPPTTSVTGPFGYGTPPSVLNSSNPASGTMPDFGYESPPVVNTTSASHSMSLRPSAGCILLMVSFVTMRLAMHP, via the exons ATGGCCAAGGAAGCTTCTCTGTGCCTCTTGTTTCTCTTCTTGCTCATTATCTCCTGTTCTG GATCTCTGGTGGGTTTTTCCTACCGTGAGAGGGGAGACACTTCAACATCTGCTAAAATCATATCGCTCCTCCAGCAGAAGAACGTTTCCATGTCTCAGATTCGAATTTTTGTTACAGATCATAGGATTTTGAGCAGTCTCAGCAATTCCATCGTGCCAACTGATTTGTACTTGAACAGAAGTCAAGTTCAAAGTTTAATTACTTCAAAACCCTCCAAACTAAAAGCCCGTCTACTTAACTTTCTCCCACATTCACACATCAAAAGCATCATTGCTAGCTGTGGCAGTGAGTGCTTAGCACAAAATGAGATGCCTTTGTTCTCACGTGCTTTGAAATCAATTAGTTCAGTTCTCAGAGAGCTTCATATAGGGAGGGAGGTAAAAATCTCAGTAGCATTTCCACTTTCATACTTAGAAAAGTTGAACACATCGCATGAAAATAGTATTCGCAGAATTATTTCATTCATAAGGGAAATGGAATCCTTTGTCATGGTAGAAGACAGCATTGATGGAGAATTAAGCATGGAGAGTCACTTTGATCAGGCTATAATCAAACGAGCCACTCTTGCTGCTTCCATTCTTCCTTGCAAAGATGTTCCTATTGTTTTAACAATGAAGAGCATAGTTGCCTCCACTTCAATGGAGTTAGTTCAATTCAGTGAGAGGGTATCCAAATATCTAGAAGCAAAAGCTCATATTACTAAAAGAATAGCTGCATTATATGCAGAGGTTCATATAACAGAAGATTTAGCAAGTAAAGAACTCAAAAGGGAAGAGGAAGAACTGTTTCCTGTCTCCCGCAGAGACATGCTAAGTGAATCCCACAAAAGGAGAAGTCTAGATGATACAACCAGTCCAACAAACGTAGTTTTCCCCACAAATCCAGCATCATCCACTCCAATAATCACACCCCCAGATACACCAACCATCATCACAGTTCCTGCCACAAATCCTGTCACAATTTCCCCTTCCAATCCTGCCGGAGTGCCTGTCACAGTTCCTTCTACCACACCTGTGACTTTTCCTCCCACAAATCCAGCCAATACACCAGTACCAGTGAGCAATCCGGCTACAACAACTCCTGTAGGGATACCACCCCCAACAACCAACCCTGTGACTTCTCCACCTTCATCAGGAAATGTTCCTGTCACAAATCCCCAACCTCAACCACCTCCTGCAAGCACTAATGCTCCCGCCATTCAGGGGCAGAGTTGGTGTGTGGCAAAGCAAGGAGCTCCTGAAGCTTCTCTTCAAGCAGCACTAGACTATGCTTGTGGAATGGGTGGGTCAGATTGTTCTCAAATTCAGCAGGGTGGGAATTGTTACAGTCCAGTTACATTGCAGAACCATGCCTCTTTTGCCTTCAACAGCTACTATCAAAAGAATCCAGCTCCAACAAGCTGCGACTTTGGAGGGACTGCCACCTTAGTTAACACAAATCCAA GTTCGGGTTCATGCGTTTTCCTATCCTCGTCGTCATCAACAACAGCATCTCCAAAGTCATCACCCCCAACACCACCTACACAATCAAGTCCAACACTACTACCACCACCAAGTCCAGTAACACCTACATCAATTCCAACAGCACCACCAACAACATCAGTAACAGGCCCATTTGG GTATGGCACCCCACCTTCAGTGTTAAATTCAAGCAACCCCGCGTCAGGTACAATGCCAGATTTTGGATATGAAAGCCCTCCTGTTGTAAATACAACATCAGCCTCGCATTCTATGAGCTTGAGACCTTCTGCTGGCTGCATTCTTCTGATGGTATCATTTGTCACTATGAGACTTGCTATGCATCCATAG
- the LOC108324032 gene encoding nuclear envelope-associated protein 2 — protein sequence MSGKPSSSSTPTVAAREVDPSLQDLNDKKQSFRRNVVSLAAELKELRSRLSSQEQSYARETLTRQEAETNAKNMELEIGRLQKNLEQKDQELQASAFSTEKYLKQLDDLRSQLVATRKTADASAASAQSAQLQCSELVKELDEKNGSLREHEARVLRLGEQLDNLQKDLQARESSQKQLKDEVLRIEHDIMEALAKAGENKNCELRKILDEVSPKNFEKMNKLLVVKDEEITKLKDEIKIMSAHWKLKTKELESQLEKQRRTDQELKKKVLKLEFCLQEARSQTRKLQRMGDRRDKAIKELRDQLAAKQQREIVGTDKHNQNFWDTSGFKIVVSMSMLVLVVFSRR from the exons ATGTCTGGGAAACCATCTTCATCGTCGACACCAACTGTAGCTGCTCGAGAAGTTGATCCGTCTTTGCAGGATTTGAATGACAAGAAGCAGAGTTTTAGACGCAACGTGGTGTCGTTAGCGGCGGAGTTGAAGGAGCTTCGTAGTCGTCTTTCGTCGCAGGAACAATCGTATGCCAGAGAAACTCTAACAAGACAG GAAGCAGAGACAAATGCCAAGAATATGGAATTGGAAATTGGCAGGTTGCAGAAGAATTTGGAACAAAAAGACCAGGAGCTTCAGGCTTCAGCTTTCTCTACTGAGAAG TATCTGAAGCAGTTGGATGACCTTAGATCACAGCTTGTAGCAACGAGGAAAACTGCTGATGCAAGCGCTGCATCAGCTCAATCAGCGCAGCTTCAATGTTCAGAACTTGTAAAAGAACTAGATGAGAAAAATGGTTCACTGAGAGAGCACGAGGCTCGTGTCCTAAGGCTAGGGGAGCAACTGGACAATTTACAGAAGGATCTTCAGGCAAGAGAATCTTCACAAAAGCAattgaaagatgaagttttgagaATTGAGCACGATATTATGGAGGCTCTTGCAAAAGCCGGAGAGAACAAGAACTGTGAACTGCGGAAAATCTTAGATGAGGTTTCTCCTAAAAATTTTGAGAAGATGAATAAGCTTCTTGTTGTTAAGGACGAAGAAATAACAAAACTTAAGGATGAAATTAAGATCATGTCCGCTCACTGGAAGCTCAAGACTAAGGAATTAGAGTCACAG TTGGAGAAACAGCGGCGTACTGATCAGGAGCTGAAGAAGAAGGTGTTGAAGCTGGAATTCTGTCTACAGGAAGCTCGTTCCCAAACACGAAAACTCCAAAGG ATGGGTGATCGACGGGACAAAGCTATTAAAGAACTGAGAGATCAATTAGCGGCAAAGCAACAAAGAGAAATTGTGGGTACAGATAAGCATAATCAGAATTTCTGGGACACGTCTGGATTCAAAATCGTGGTCTCTATGTCCATGTTGGTCTTGGTGGTATTTTCAAGGCGTTGA
- the LOC128195800 gene encoding uncharacterized protein LOC128195800 yields MNLKYSFLHLLIDDLGCVEISSTITFMSDQQKGLLPALQELLPGVEQRFCVRHIYANFRKRFPGKILKRLLWKAAASTHPQTWEAVMREIKGVNPDAFKYLIAIPPRFWSRSRFTSNAVCDTLVNNMSEAFNSVILHARGKPIITMMEDICLYLMKRWATNRNKISTYEGSICPKIKKRFDKELHLTKYWIPSWSGEKIFEVRHISMMSDKYVVDIDKLECSCRKWTLTAIPCCHALAAMTFININGEDYVPHWFTKSTYQETYIPIIYPVNGPQLWETTSHPDVLPPTKRVLPGRPKKKRRLEPWELKKDDTQLKQNGTRKRCSICRQVGHKRNSCPQAPPANQTQYQSSEQPATQAEQSQPITGPSQLTQASTTEV; encoded by the exons atgaatttaaaat ATTCATTTCTACATCTTCTCATTGATGATCTTGGTTGTGTGGAGATTTCTTCAACCATCACATTTATGtcagatcaacaaaaa GGACTTTTACCAGCCTTACAAGAACTTCTCCCTGGTGTGGAGCAAAGGTTTTGTGTGAGGCACATCTATGCTAATTTCAGGAAGAGGTTTCCTGGGAAGATTCTAAAACGTCTACTATGGAAGGCAGCAGCATCAACACACCCTCAAACATGGGAAGCAGTGATGAGAGAAATTAAAGGGGTGAATCCAGACGCCTTTAAATACTTAATAGCCATCCCACCAAG ATTTTGGTCACGGTCAAGGTTTACAAGTAATGCTGTATGTGACACCTTAGTGAATAACATGTCTGAAGCATTTAATAGTGTAATTTTACATGCAAGAGGTAAGCCCATCATCACAATGATGGAGGACATTTGTCTGTACCTCATGAAGAGATGGGCaacaaatagaaacaaaatatcCACATATGAAGGTAGTATTTGTCCAAAGATTAAGAAAAGATTTGACAAGGAACTGCACCTGACAAAATACTGGATACCTAG TTGGTCTGGAGAGAAAATTTTTGAGGTCAGACACATTTCAATGATGAGTGACAAGTATGTCGTTGACATTGATAAATTGGAATGCAGTTGCAGAAAGTGGACTTTAACAGCTATCCCATGCTGTCATGCACTAGCTGCCATGACATTTATCAACATCAATGGAGAAGACTACGTGCCACATTGGTTTACAAAGTCAACCTACCAAGAAACATACATTCCAATCATCTACCCTGTCAATGGTCCTCAGCTATGGGAAACAACTTCTCACCCTGATGTGTTGCCTCCAACTAAAAGAGTCTTGCCTGGTAGaccaaagaagaagagaaggctAGAGCCTTGGGAGCTAAAGAAGGATGACACACAACTGAAGCAAAATGGAACTCGTAAGAGATGTTCCATATGTAGACAGGTTGgacataaaagaaatagttgtcCACAAGCTCCTCCAGCAAACCAAactcaatatcaatcaagtgaGCAACCTGCAACCCAAGCTGAACAAAGTCAGCCAATTACTGGACCAAGTCAACTTACTCAGGCATCTACAACAGAAGTTTAA
- the LOC108324222 gene encoding uncharacterized protein LOC108324222 isoform X1 yields the protein MGEGGAATAVAEAQYSLVKTSVWWDIENCQVPKVCDPHAIAQNISSALVRMNYCGPVSISAYGDTTGITASVQHALSSTGISLNHVPAGVKDASDKKILVDMLFWAVDNPAPANYLLISGDRDFSNALHQLRLRRYNILLAQPKKASAPLVAAAKSVWLWTSLLAGGPPLTKGESLQLGNNDIQSSSDSVQSPVHNAFQIPQYLESYSEVHTGNQKFPGTARQLDSRHHGKTNGRKSNKSNGPKVKNPAPVGLQENDGNINSPPPGNYTHNVPPSGSTPNFTLGIPDQMRVNNGNLQDNHQNPHSQPLRSNIFPLEPPFSPSNSFSLNSISFGTSVVPAWTGGPSFSAAPLTKVPDTGNISGYLSNAHDPHPVNQLNGDLERSSCSNSPNPVKSIDEADGHMIQNARNLYNGYAHGPEHRTSSSATVGNNNLPGNGMWGSPESPKSSEHVQDLIGVVLLALNILQTEKIKPTESNITDCIRFGDPKHHNTDVKKALEIAVEQQMVAKQNVGALELFVDKNDQVWKSVCTLGGNPKKHSKKTWNKIKKFLATSRGRLAIMNTQCKYEAGIVIKNMCLKDHALGDVLQILSLAISYKKWIVHQQLGWQPVNITLHRNVIQRS from the exons ATGGGCGAAGGCGGAGCGGCGACGGCAGTTGCGGAGGCACAATACTCGTTGGTCAAGACTTCGGTTTGGTGGGACATAGAGAACTGTCAAGTGCCCAAAGTGTGCGATCCCCACGCCATCGCGCAGAATATAAGCTCCGCTCTCGTTCGGATGAATTATTGCGGCCCTGTTTCCATCTCTGCTTACGGTGACACCACTGGTATCACTGCCTCCGTCCAACATGCCCTCTCCAGCACCGGCATCTCCCTCAACCATGTCCCCGCCG GTGTTAAAGATGCAAGTGACAAAAAGATTCTTGTTGACATGCTATTCTGGGCTGTGGACAATCCTGCACCTGCTAATTACTTATTAATATCTGGTGATAGAGACTTTTCCAATGCTCTTCATCAGCTGCGGTTGAGGAGGTATAATATTCTTCTTGCACAGCCTAAGAAAGCTTCTGCACCCCTAGTAGCAGCTGCCAAGAGTGTGTGGCTTTGGACTAGTCTCTTGGCTGGAGGACCTCCCCTTACGAAGGGTGAATCACTACAACTTGGTAATAATGACATCCAATCCTCTTCTGACTCCGTACAAAGTCCAGTCCATAATGCCTTTCAGATACCGCAGTATCTGGAATCCTATTCAGAAGTTCATACAGGAAATCAGAAATTTCCTGGTACAGCAAGGCAACTTGATTCTAGACATCATGGGAAGACAAATGGGAGAAAGTCAAATAAATCAAATGGACCCAAGGTCAAGAATCCAGCTCCAGTTGGACTTCAAGAAAATGATGGCAATATAAATTCTCCTCCACCTGGCAATTATACCCATAATGTTCCCCCAAGTGGTTCTACACCAAATTTTACTCTTGGCATTCCTGATCAAATGCGGGTCAATAATGGTAATCTACAAGACAATCATCAAAATCCACATTCACAACCATTAAGatcaaatatttttcctttggAGCCTCCTTTTTCACCAAGCAATTCATTTTCTCTAAATTCCATAAGTTTTGGAACTTCAGTAGTGCCGGCTTGGACTGGTGGGCCCAGCTTCTCTGCAGCACCACTTACGAAGGTACCAGATACTGGTAATATTTCTGGATATCTTAGTAATGCTCACGATCCGCATCCTGTTAATCAATTGAACGGGGACTTGGAACGGAGTTCTTGCAGTAATTCTCCAAATCCTGTTAAATCTATTGATGAAGCAGATGGGCACATGATACAGAACGCACGAAATTTGTATAATGGCTATGCACATGGGCCAGAACACCGAACTTCATCATCAGCAACCGTGGGTAATAATAATCTTCCAGGTAATGGTATGTGGGGATCGCCAGAATCTCCTAAATCTTCTGAGCACGTCCAAGATCTTATAGGGGTTGTTTTACTTGCCTTGAACATACTGCAAACTGAAAAAATTAAGCCAACTGAGTCAAATATAACAGATTGTATTCGATTTGGAGATCCCAAGCATCACAATACAGATGTCAAGAAGGCTTTGGAGATTGCTGTTGAGCAGCAGATGGTAGCGAAGCAAAATGTTGGTGCTTTGGAGTTGTTTGTTGATAAGAATGATCAAGTTTGGAAGTCTGTATGCACTCTGGGTGGTAATCCTAAGAAGCACTCAAAAAAGACatggaacaaaataaaaaaatttctagcTACTTCTCGTGGAAGATTGGCAATAATGAATACTCAGTGCAA GTACGAAGCAGGTATTGTGATTAAGAATATGTGCTTGAAAGATCATGCTTTGGGTGATGTCCTACAGATTTTGAGTTTAGCGATTTCCTATAAAAAATGGATTGTGCATCAACAATTGGGCTGGCAACCAGTTAACATCACCTTGCATAGAAATGTGATTCAGAGGTCATAG
- the LOC108324222 gene encoding uncharacterized protein LOC108324222 isoform X3, with the protein MGEGGAATAVAEAQYSLVKTSVWWDIENCQVPKVCDPHAIAQNISSALVRMNYCGPVSISAYGDTTGITASVQHALSSTGISLNHVPAGVKDASDKKILVDMLFWAVDNPAPANYLLISGDRDFSNALHQLRLRRYNILLAQPKKASAPLVAAAKSVWLWTSLLAGGPPLTKGESLQLGNNDIQSSSDSVQSPVHNAFQIPQYLESYSEVHTGNQKFPGTARQLDSRHHGKTNGRKSNKSNGPKVKNPAPVGLQENDGNINSPPPGNYTHNVPPSGSTPNFTLGIPDQMRVNNGNLQDNHQNPHSQPLRSNIFPLEPPFSPSNSFSLNSISFGTSVVPAWTGGPSFSAAPLTKVPDTGNISGYLSNAHDPHPVNQLNGDLERSSCSNSPNPVKSIDEADGHMIQNARNLYNGYAHGPEHRTSSSATVGNNNLPDCIRFGDPKHHNTDVKKALEIAVEQQMVAKQNVGALELFVDKNDQVWKSVCTLGGNPKKHSKKTWNKIKKFLATSRGRLAIMNTQCKYEAGIVIKNMCLKDHALGDVLQILSLAISYKKWIVHQQLGWQPVNITLHRNVIQRS; encoded by the exons ATGGGCGAAGGCGGAGCGGCGACGGCAGTTGCGGAGGCACAATACTCGTTGGTCAAGACTTCGGTTTGGTGGGACATAGAGAACTGTCAAGTGCCCAAAGTGTGCGATCCCCACGCCATCGCGCAGAATATAAGCTCCGCTCTCGTTCGGATGAATTATTGCGGCCCTGTTTCCATCTCTGCTTACGGTGACACCACTGGTATCACTGCCTCCGTCCAACATGCCCTCTCCAGCACCGGCATCTCCCTCAACCATGTCCCCGCCG GTGTTAAAGATGCAAGTGACAAAAAGATTCTTGTTGACATGCTATTCTGGGCTGTGGACAATCCTGCACCTGCTAATTACTTATTAATATCTGGTGATAGAGACTTTTCCAATGCTCTTCATCAGCTGCGGTTGAGGAGGTATAATATTCTTCTTGCACAGCCTAAGAAAGCTTCTGCACCCCTAGTAGCAGCTGCCAAGAGTGTGTGGCTTTGGACTAGTCTCTTGGCTGGAGGACCTCCCCTTACGAAGGGTGAATCACTACAACTTGGTAATAATGACATCCAATCCTCTTCTGACTCCGTACAAAGTCCAGTCCATAATGCCTTTCAGATACCGCAGTATCTGGAATCCTATTCAGAAGTTCATACAGGAAATCAGAAATTTCCTGGTACAGCAAGGCAACTTGATTCTAGACATCATGGGAAGACAAATGGGAGAAAGTCAAATAAATCAAATGGACCCAAGGTCAAGAATCCAGCTCCAGTTGGACTTCAAGAAAATGATGGCAATATAAATTCTCCTCCACCTGGCAATTATACCCATAATGTTCCCCCAAGTGGTTCTACACCAAATTTTACTCTTGGCATTCCTGATCAAATGCGGGTCAATAATGGTAATCTACAAGACAATCATCAAAATCCACATTCACAACCATTAAGatcaaatatttttcctttggAGCCTCCTTTTTCACCAAGCAATTCATTTTCTCTAAATTCCATAAGTTTTGGAACTTCAGTAGTGCCGGCTTGGACTGGTGGGCCCAGCTTCTCTGCAGCACCACTTACGAAGGTACCAGATACTGGTAATATTTCTGGATATCTTAGTAATGCTCACGATCCGCATCCTGTTAATCAATTGAACGGGGACTTGGAACGGAGTTCTTGCAGTAATTCTCCAAATCCTGTTAAATCTATTGATGAAGCAGATGGGCACATGATACAGAACGCACGAAATTTGTATAATGGCTATGCACATGGGCCAGAACACCGAACTTCATCATCAGCAACCGTGGGTAATAATAATCTTCCAG ATTGTATTCGATTTGGAGATCCCAAGCATCACAATACAGATGTCAAGAAGGCTTTGGAGATTGCTGTTGAGCAGCAGATGGTAGCGAAGCAAAATGTTGGTGCTTTGGAGTTGTTTGTTGATAAGAATGATCAAGTTTGGAAGTCTGTATGCACTCTGGGTGGTAATCCTAAGAAGCACTCAAAAAAGACatggaacaaaataaaaaaatttctagcTACTTCTCGTGGAAGATTGGCAATAATGAATACTCAGTGCAA GTACGAAGCAGGTATTGTGATTAAGAATATGTGCTTGAAAGATCATGCTTTGGGTGATGTCCTACAGATTTTGAGTTTAGCGATTTCCTATAAAAAATGGATTGTGCATCAACAATTGGGCTGGCAACCAGTTAACATCACCTTGCATAGAAATGTGATTCAGAGGTCATAG
- the LOC108324222 gene encoding uncharacterized protein LOC108324222 isoform X2 codes for MGEGGAATAVAEAQYSLVKTSVWWDIENCQVPKVCDPHAIAQNISSALVRMNYCGPVSISAYGDTTGITASVQHALSSTGISLNHVPAGVKDASDKKILVDMLFWAVDNPAPANYLLISGDRDFSNALHQLRLRRYNILLAQPKKASAPLVAAAKSVWLWTSLLAGGPPLTKGESLQLGNNDIQSSSDSVQSPVHNAFQIPQYLESYSEVHTGNQKFPGTARQLDSRHHGKTNGRKSNKSNGPKVKNPAPVGLQENDGNINSPPPGNYTHNVPPSGSTPNFTLGIPDQMRVNNVVPAWTGGPSFSAAPLTKVPDTGNISGYLSNAHDPHPVNQLNGDLERSSCSNSPNPVKSIDEADGHMIQNARNLYNGYAHGPEHRTSSSATVGNNNLPGNGMWGSPESPKSSEHVQDLIGVVLLALNILQTEKIKPTESNITDCIRFGDPKHHNTDVKKALEIAVEQQMVAKQNVGALELFVDKNDQVWKSVCTLGGNPKKHSKKTWNKIKKFLATSRGRLAIMNTQCKYEAGIVIKNMCLKDHALGDVLQILSLAISYKKWIVHQQLGWQPVNITLHRNVIQRS; via the exons ATGGGCGAAGGCGGAGCGGCGACGGCAGTTGCGGAGGCACAATACTCGTTGGTCAAGACTTCGGTTTGGTGGGACATAGAGAACTGTCAAGTGCCCAAAGTGTGCGATCCCCACGCCATCGCGCAGAATATAAGCTCCGCTCTCGTTCGGATGAATTATTGCGGCCCTGTTTCCATCTCTGCTTACGGTGACACCACTGGTATCACTGCCTCCGTCCAACATGCCCTCTCCAGCACCGGCATCTCCCTCAACCATGTCCCCGCCG GTGTTAAAGATGCAAGTGACAAAAAGATTCTTGTTGACATGCTATTCTGGGCTGTGGACAATCCTGCACCTGCTAATTACTTATTAATATCTGGTGATAGAGACTTTTCCAATGCTCTTCATCAGCTGCGGTTGAGGAGGTATAATATTCTTCTTGCACAGCCTAAGAAAGCTTCTGCACCCCTAGTAGCAGCTGCCAAGAGTGTGTGGCTTTGGACTAGTCTCTTGGCTGGAGGACCTCCCCTTACGAAGGGTGAATCACTACAACTTGGTAATAATGACATCCAATCCTCTTCTGACTCCGTACAAAGTCCAGTCCATAATGCCTTTCAGATACCGCAGTATCTGGAATCCTATTCAGAAGTTCATACAGGAAATCAGAAATTTCCTGGTACAGCAAGGCAACTTGATTCTAGACATCATGGGAAGACAAATGGGAGAAAGTCAAATAAATCAAATGGACCCAAGGTCAAGAATCCAGCTCCAGTTGGACTTCAAGAAAATGATGGCAATATAAATTCTCCTCCACCTGGCAATTATACCCATAATGTTCCCCCAAGTGGTTCTACACCAAATTTTACTCTTGGCATTCCTGATCAAATGCGGGTCAATAATG TAGTGCCGGCTTGGACTGGTGGGCCCAGCTTCTCTGCAGCACCACTTACGAAGGTACCAGATACTGGTAATATTTCTGGATATCTTAGTAATGCTCACGATCCGCATCCTGTTAATCAATTGAACGGGGACTTGGAACGGAGTTCTTGCAGTAATTCTCCAAATCCTGTTAAATCTATTGATGAAGCAGATGGGCACATGATACAGAACGCACGAAATTTGTATAATGGCTATGCACATGGGCCAGAACACCGAACTTCATCATCAGCAACCGTGGGTAATAATAATCTTCCAGGTAATGGTATGTGGGGATCGCCAGAATCTCCTAAATCTTCTGAGCACGTCCAAGATCTTATAGGGGTTGTTTTACTTGCCTTGAACATACTGCAAACTGAAAAAATTAAGCCAACTGAGTCAAATATAACAGATTGTATTCGATTTGGAGATCCCAAGCATCACAATACAGATGTCAAGAAGGCTTTGGAGATTGCTGTTGAGCAGCAGATGGTAGCGAAGCAAAATGTTGGTGCTTTGGAGTTGTTTGTTGATAAGAATGATCAAGTTTGGAAGTCTGTATGCACTCTGGGTGGTAATCCTAAGAAGCACTCAAAAAAGACatggaacaaaataaaaaaatttctagcTACTTCTCGTGGAAGATTGGCAATAATGAATACTCAGTGCAA GTACGAAGCAGGTATTGTGATTAAGAATATGTGCTTGAAAGATCATGCTTTGGGTGATGTCCTACAGATTTTGAGTTTAGCGATTTCCTATAAAAAATGGATTGTGCATCAACAATTGGGCTGGCAACCAGTTAACATCACCTTGCATAGAAATGTGATTCAGAGGTCATAG